From a region of the Nocardioides ginsengisegetis genome:
- the cmk gene encoding (d)CMP kinase: MSSSAPAPLVPLVVAIDGPSGSGKSSTSRGVAARLGLRYLDTGAMYRGMTWWMLENGVDVSDPSAVAARAREARIESGTDPLAPTITVDGVDVAEAIRGEAVTGAVSPVSAVPEVRAVLLDLQRSIIAADGGIVVEGRDIGSVVAPDAPVKVYLTADPEARALRRAAEEGGSDVAATQQSLLARDKIDSGRTVSPLTMAEGAVHLDTTPYSLDEVIGLVVDLVEAVEASA; the protein is encoded by the coding sequence GTGTCCAGCAGTGCCCCCGCCCCGCTCGTGCCGCTCGTGGTGGCGATCGACGGACCGTCCGGCTCGGGCAAGAGCAGCACGTCGCGTGGCGTCGCGGCCAGGCTCGGACTGCGCTACCTGGACACGGGGGCGATGTACCGCGGCATGACCTGGTGGATGCTGGAGAACGGCGTCGACGTGAGCGACCCCTCCGCTGTCGCCGCCCGCGCGCGAGAGGCCCGGATCGAGTCCGGCACCGACCCCCTGGCACCGACCATCACCGTGGACGGGGTGGACGTGGCGGAGGCGATCCGCGGCGAGGCCGTCACGGGGGCGGTGTCCCCGGTGAGCGCCGTCCCCGAGGTGCGCGCGGTCCTGCTTGACCTGCAGCGCTCGATCATCGCCGCCGACGGCGGGATCGTCGTCGAGGGCCGTGACATCGGGTCCGTCGTGGCCCCCGACGCTCCGGTGAAGGTCTACCTCACCGCCGACCCCGAGGCACGCGCCCTGCGTCGCGCTGCCGAGGAGGGCGGCTCCGACGTCGCCGCGACCCAGCAGTCGCTGCTCGCCCGCGACAAGATCGATTCCGGCCGCACCGTCTCCCCGCTGACGATGGCCGAGGGGGCCGTGCACCTCGACACGACGCCGTACTCCCTCGACGAGGTCATCGGGCTGGTCGTCGACCTCGTGGAGGCGGTGGAGGCATCCGCGTGA
- a CDS encoding lysophospholipid acyltransferase family protein encodes MTPTLLDQDHRALPRTDATRPPVRTFLYSPLRPLARWAIRRRFGVRLHGTDVVPTTGPVIFASNHVGAVDGPLLAIFAPRPVHALTKVEMFRGRLGRFLHASGQIPLDRFHTDPAAVKTCLRVLRDGRAVGIYPEGRRGGGELQRFHRGAAYFALVSGAPVVPVVMLGSREPGGGTNSLPARGGVVDMVFGAPITLDAQPWPRTREQVERASVLLREHLVAHLDHARASTGRSLPGPLPIHDVEPDPATGVTEQGAS; translated from the coding sequence GTGACGCCCACCCTCCTCGACCAGGACCACCGCGCACTGCCCCGCACCGACGCGACGCGGCCCCCGGTCCGCACCTTCCTCTACTCGCCGCTGCGCCCGCTGGCCCGATGGGCCATCCGGCGCCGATTCGGCGTGCGCCTGCACGGCACGGACGTGGTCCCCACGACCGGACCGGTCATCTTCGCCTCCAACCACGTGGGCGCTGTCGACGGACCGTTGCTGGCGATCTTCGCCCCCCGACCGGTGCACGCCCTGACCAAGGTCGAGATGTTCCGCGGCCGGCTCGGGCGCTTCCTGCACGCGTCCGGGCAGATCCCCCTGGACCGCTTCCACACCGACCCGGCGGCGGTGAAGACCTGCCTCCGCGTCCTGCGCGACGGCCGGGCCGTCGGCATCTACCCCGAGGGGCGACGCGGCGGGGGTGAGCTCCAGCGCTTCCACCGCGGCGCGGCGTACTTCGCCCTCGTGTCCGGGGCGCCGGTCGTGCCGGTCGTCATGCTCGGCAGCCGTGAACCGGGCGGCGGCACCAACTCGCTGCCGGCCCGCGGCGGTGTCGTCGACATGGTCTTCGGCGCCCCGATCACCCTCGACGCGCAGCCCTGGCCCCGCACCCGGGAACAAGTCGAGCGTGCCTCGGTGTTGCTCCGTGAGCACCTCGTGGCCCACCTGGACCACGCCCGCGCGTCGACCGGCCGTTCGTTGCCTGGTCCGCTGCCCATCCACGACGTCGAACCCGACCCCGCCACCGGGGTCACCGAGCAAGGAGCATCATGA
- a CDS encoding Flp family type IVb pilin, protein MVEKIVLWSLTALLGGPSSARDQRGASAVEYGLFLALIAAVIIVTVTTMGIKVGNAYDSVVTLWP, encoded by the coding sequence ATGGTCGAGAAGATCGTGCTCTGGTCACTGACGGCCCTGCTCGGCGGCCCGTCGTCCGCCCGCGACCAGCGAGGCGCAAGCGCGGTCGAGTACGGCCTGTTCCTGGCCCTCATCGCCGCCGTCATCATCGTCACGGTCACGACCATGGGCATCAAGGTCGGCAACGCGTACGACTCCGTGGTCACGCTCTGGCCCTGA
- the der gene encoding ribosome biogenesis GTPase Der — MSEGTTPTESADTEPAVGETGGEALGPVPVLAVVGRPNVGKSTLVNRIIGRREAVVEDVPGVTRDRVSYDANWNGRAFTVVDTGGWDPDARGLALSIAAQAEVAVTLADAVLFVVDATVGITDSDEAVVRILRASGKPVVLAANKVDDQRTEAEAYGLWNLGLGEPYPVSALHGRGSGDMLDAVLAALPEPPPEREHEVGGPRRIAIVGKPNVGKSSLLNKLAKEDRVVVDNAAGTTVDPVDELIELGGRTWRFIDTAGIRKRVKEASGHEYYASLRTTTAIDRAEVAVLVIDGGQSISEQDIRIIQTIREAGRALVIAFNKWDLVDDERRYYLEREIERELVQVQWAPRINITASTGWHVDRLVPALDKALEGWETRIGTGALNAFLGRLVAEHPHPVRGGKQPRVLFATQAGTAPPVFILFTSGKLDASYERYIERRLREEFGFVGTPIVLQQRPREKRKR; from the coding sequence ATGAGCGAGGGGACCACCCCCACCGAGTCCGCCGACACCGAGCCGGCGGTCGGCGAGACCGGCGGCGAGGCGCTCGGCCCGGTCCCGGTGCTGGCCGTCGTCGGTCGTCCCAACGTCGGCAAGTCGACGCTGGTCAACCGGATCATCGGCCGCCGTGAGGCTGTCGTCGAGGACGTCCCGGGTGTCACCCGCGACCGCGTCTCGTACGACGCCAACTGGAACGGCCGCGCCTTCACCGTCGTCGACACCGGCGGCTGGGACCCGGACGCCCGGGGCCTGGCGCTGAGCATCGCCGCCCAGGCCGAGGTCGCCGTGACCCTCGCCGACGCGGTGCTGTTCGTCGTCGACGCCACGGTCGGCATCACCGACTCCGACGAGGCGGTCGTGCGGATCCTGCGCGCCTCCGGGAAGCCCGTCGTGCTCGCCGCCAACAAGGTCGACGACCAGCGGACCGAGGCCGAGGCCTACGGCCTGTGGAACCTCGGCCTGGGCGAGCCCTACCCGGTCTCGGCCCTCCACGGTCGCGGCTCGGGTGACATGCTCGACGCCGTCCTCGCCGCGCTGCCCGAGCCGCCCCCGGAGCGCGAGCACGAGGTCGGCGGCCCGCGACGGATCGCCATCGTCGGCAAGCCCAACGTCGGCAAGTCCTCGTTGCTCAACAAGCTGGCCAAGGAGGACCGCGTCGTCGTCGACAACGCCGCGGGCACGACGGTGGACCCCGTCGACGAGCTGATCGAGCTCGGCGGCCGGACCTGGCGCTTCATCGACACCGCCGGCATCCGCAAGCGGGTCAAGGAGGCGTCCGGCCACGAGTACTACGCCTCGCTGCGCACCACCACCGCGATCGACCGCGCCGAGGTCGCCGTGCTCGTCATCGACGGTGGCCAGTCCATCTCCGAGCAGGACATCCGGATCATCCAGACGATCCGGGAGGCGGGCCGGGCCCTCGTCATCGCGTTCAACAAGTGGGACCTCGTCGACGACGAGCGCCGCTACTACCTCGAGCGCGAGATCGAGCGCGAGCTCGTGCAGGTCCAGTGGGCGCCGCGCATCAACATCACCGCCAGCACCGGGTGGCACGTCGACCGCCTCGTGCCGGCGCTCGACAAGGCCCTGGAGGGCTGGGAGACCCGGATCGGCACGGGTGCGCTGAACGCGTTCCTCGGCCGCCTCGTGGCCGAGCACCCGCACCCCGTGCGGGGCGGCAAGCAGCCCAGGGTGCTCTTCGCGACGCAGGCCGGCACGGCCCCGCCGGTCTTCATCCTGTTCACGAGCGGCAAGCTCGACGCGTCCTACGAGCGCTACATCGAGCGTCGCCTCCGCGAGGAGTTCGGCTTCGTGGGCACCCCCATCGTCCTGCAGCAGCGGCCGCGGGAGAAGCGGAAGAGGTAG